One genomic region from Apodemus sylvaticus chromosome 1, mApoSyl1.1, whole genome shotgun sequence encodes:
- the Rps9 gene encoding 40S ribosomal protein S9 produces MPVARSWVCRKTYVTPRRPFEKSRLDQELKLIGEYGLRNKREVWRVKFTLAKIRKAARELLTLDEKDPRRLFEGNALLRRLVRIGVLDEGKMKLDYILGLKIEDFLERRLQTQVFKLGLAKSIHHARVLIRQRHIRVRKQVVNIPSFIVRLDSQKHIDFSLRSPYGGGRPGRVKRKNAKKGQGGAGAGDDEEED; encoded by the exons ATGCCGGTCGCCAGAAGCTGGGTTTGTCGCAAAACCTATGTGACCCCACGGAGACCCTTCGAGAAATCGCGTCTCGACCAGGAGCTAAAGTTGATTG GAGAGTATGGGCTCCGGAACAAACGTGAGGTGTGGAGGGTCAAGTTTACCCTGGCCAAGATCCGTAAGGCTGCCCGGGAGCTGTTGACGCTGGACGAGAAGGATCCTCGGCGTCTGTTTGAAG GTAACGCTCTGCTGAGGCGGCTTGTCCGCATCGGAGTGCTGGACGAGGGCAAGATGAAGCTGGATTACATCCTGGGCCTGAAGATCGAGGACTTCTTGGAGAGGCGCCTGCAGACCCAGGTCTTTAAGCTGGGCCTGGCCAAATCTATTCACCACGCCCGCGTGCTCATCCGCCAGCGTCACATCAG GGTCCGCAAGCAGGTGGTGAACATCCCGTCCTTCATCGTCCGCCTGGACTCCCAGAAGCACATCGACTTCTCCCTCCGGTCTCCTTATGGTGGAGGCCGCCCAGGCCGAGTGAAGAGGAAGAATGCCAAGAAAGGCCAGGGCGGTGCTGGAGCCGGTGATGATGAGGAAGAGGATTAA